TCGGCCACTCAATGGGCGGCTTAGTGGTCACCCTTCTTGGAGCTCAGTATGCAGACCGCATAAATGCAGTGGTGGCTATTGGACCGACGCATCCTTCTTCGACGCTTACGTCGGTGATGAATAAGAGGAGCGAGACTGTTTCTGAAGGTACATTACATACCCTACACTATACCATCAAATAGTGAAATATGACTAACACAACCCCGAAGCGGGAATGGAACCAATGGCCAACACCATCCCCTACCAAGCTACCGGCTCCGGAACCCCAGCTCTCACGAAGGCATTCATCCGGGAACTCATTCTCGGACAGAACCCCGAGGGCTATGCGGCGCTTTGTAGGGCTATTGCTTCGGCGCCGGTGATTGATTATTCAGCTGTTCGGGTGCGGttcttgcttcttgctggcgaggaggataagTCTGCGCCCTTGGAGGGGTGTCGGATTATTTTTGATGGCGTGTCCAGTGAGAATAAGAGCttggaggtgttggagaagGTGGGACATTGGCATTGTGTGGAGGCGCCGGAGGTTGTGGGGGGTTTGATTGCGAGATTTGTTGGGGGGGTTTAGTTTAGTTTAATGTAATTTAATTATTGTGTTGGGTTTGGCTAAGGCTTTATTTCTCGGGATTGAGGATTGGTAGATTGTAGACTGTGTATCCTACTTTTGGATATGTGTGTGATACTAGAgaggtggttgatggctTTTTTCTCTCGTAGATGAGGTAAATATATTCATACCAGGTCACACTAAAGAAAAGCAAGCCCGAGATAACATCACAAATCTCCCACCATGAATTCACTAAAACAAGCTTCAAAAATGCTaaattgaagaaaaggtataTACAAAATTCATTTatcaagagaagagaacaaaTATTTATACATCATTGGTGCTATTCGACGGTGCCGGCACCAACTTCACATCATAGTTCAGCTCAAGACCAGCTTGAGGATCACCCTCGCGGGGAACAAAATCTACAATCAACGAGTCCTTAACGGCGAAGACAGAGTCGTTGGTCAGGTACTGGTCTTTGCTGTCAAAGATCTGCGTGGTGAGGGGCTTGTAGCCGTCGTGAGTAGCCTGCACACATATTAGCTTGACTCTTACGCTTGACAGGAGCAACATGGAATAGCAAAATAGACTCACAATGATATGAATATGAGCCGGTCTGAACGGATGTCTATCCATTAGCTTGAGCAGCTTCCCTGCCGGTCCTACATTCAACATATATCAGCATTCAAACACCTCCCAAACCACATAACCCGTGATAAATAGCgaaacataccatcatcaGGAACAGGATACGGCGTGGGCCTCAAACAGTAGAAGTTGTACCGGCCCTCCTCATCCGTCTTGAACTTTCCGCGGAGGTTAAATTCCTCCTGGTTCGGATCCTGCTGTTCGTACAACCCATTCGTCGCCGCTTGCCACACTTCCACGGTGGCGCCCACGAGTGGCTTCTTGGTGGTAAAATCGATAACGCGACCATGCATGAAAGCCATCTCGCCATCCGGGACCCCCTTGACGATGTTATCGCCGTTCTTGCGGTAGGGGGTATCGGCGCGGAAGAATGGGCCCAGGATAGCAGTTGCGGTGGGAGCGTCTTCGGCCTCTTCGGCGAGTTTGAAGGTGATTTCGTCGACGAGGCTTTTCCATGCATTGTCAGTATTTATATTTTCGTAACATAGTAAAACTGGCCGTGATTCGACAAAGGTTATTGAACGTGTATCAATATAGGTGAAACGTACGATTCCAACCCGATCACGTCGCAAACTAGCTGTCCCTCATTCCGCTTGTCGTCGCTCATTTGACCGGCCCA
The sequence above is a segment of the Aspergillus oryzae RIB40 DNA, chromosome 3 genome. Coding sequences within it:
- a CDS encoding alpha/beta fold hydrolase (predicted protein) is translated as MPSLTINNHNLHYADSHPNGAPDQGQTIIFIHGLGSSQNYYFPILPHLTPNHRCITIDTYGSARSTYTGQPISIASIAADVIGVLDALNIPKAVAVGHSMGGLVVTLLGAQYADRINAVVAIGPTHPSSTLTSVMNKRSETVSEAGMEPMANTIPYQATGSGTPALTKAFIRELILGQNPEGYAALCRAIASAPVIDYSAVRVRFLLLAGEEDKSAPLEGCRIIFDGVSSENKSLEVLEKVGHWHCVEAPEVVGGLIARFVGGV
- a CDS encoding intradiol ring-cleavage dioxygenase (protocatechuate 3,4-dioxygenase beta subunit) codes for the protein MATHRFDPNFTDNVVNAMGPKTNPRFRKLMTSLIRHVHDFARENEVTVDEWMAGVQLMNWAGQMSDDKRNEGQLVCDVIGLESLVDEITFKLAEEAEDAPTATAILGPFFRADTPYRKNGDNIVKGVPDGEMAFMHGRVIDFTTKKPLVGATVEVWQAATNGLYEQQDPNQEEFNLRGKFKTDEEGRYNFYCLRPTPYPVPDDGPAGKLLKLMDRHPFRPAHIHIIATHDGYKPLTTQIFDSKDQYLTNDSVFAVKDSLIVDFVPREGDPQAGLELNYDVKLVPAPSNSTNDV